A genome region from Scleropages formosus chromosome 6, fSclFor1.1, whole genome shotgun sequence includes the following:
- the dbh gene encoding dopamine beta-hydroxylase, with translation MRFLSRSFSLQDMTLMYLTMLATLVVILVASYQAGSTPGYRLPYRMPLDPRGDLMLSWNVSYPKQELFLELRVRQLRYGVVLGMSDRGEIFNADLVVLWNDGQKSYFGDAWSDSNGHVTLDSQQDYKLIEARHTSDGFCLLFKRPFSTCDSRDYLIEEGTVHFIYGMLEEPLLSIQQLNLSLLDPGVQRVLLLRPESPTPPLPHDVRTLDVVAPDITIPDQETTYWCHMYQLPPDMPKNHIVMYESVITPGNEAIVHHIEVFECAPQLDNVPQYSGSCDSKMKPKKLNYCRHVLAAWAMGAEAFYYPPDAGLSMGGPGSSRFLRLEVHYHNPLLISGRQDSSGIRLYYTPTLRKYDAGIMELGLVYTPVMAIPPGERDFLLVGYCTSKCTQTALPPGGINIFASQLHTHLAGHGVRTVLVRGGKEVEIVQEDKHYSTHYQIIRMLKKMVKVLPGDALLTQCVYNTEDRKVATVGGFGIMEEMCVNYVHYYPRTQLELCKSHVDTGYLQKYFTFINRFQGRDSCSCGQPSVTEQYVSMSWDSFSSQVLGSLYSTAPISMHCNQSTAELFPGDWEKQELPQVTSFLTRPQYPCESCPRTNGRSGSPTVVQQHGN, from the exons ATGAGATTCCTCAGTAGAAGCTTCAGCCTCCAGGACATGACGCTGATGTACCTGACCATGTTGGCCACCTTGGTGGTGATCCTCGTGGCGTCTTACCAAGCAGGTAGCACCCCAGGTTACCGCCTGCCCTACCGCATGCCACTGGACCCCAGGGGAGACCTGATGCTCTCGTGGAATGTGAGCTACCCAAAGCAGGAGCTCTTCCTGGAGCTGAGGGTAAGGCAGCTCCGCTACGGAGTGGTCCTCGGGATGTCAGACCGGGGAGAGATCTTCAATGCCGACCTGGTTGTCCTCTGGAACGATGGACAGAAGTCTTACTTTGGG GATGCATGGAGTGACAGCAATGGTCATGTGACTCTAGACAGCCAGCAGGACTACAAGCTCATAGAGGCACGGCACACGTCGGACGGATTCTGTTTACTGTTCAAAAGGCCCTTCAGCACCTGTGACTCCAGAGATTACCTCATTGAG GAAGGCactgttcatttcatttatggCATGTTGGAGGAGCCACTCCTCTCCATCCAGCAGCTGAACCTGTCCCTGCTCGATCCCGGTGTACAACGCGTGCTCCTGCTCCGGCCGGAAAGCCCTACCCCGCCACTTCCCCATGATGTCCGCACATTGGATGTGGTTGCACCTGATATCACCATCCCTGACCAGGAGACCACGTACTGGTGCCACatgtaccagctgccccctgacATGCCCAAGAACCACATTGTTATG TACGAGTCAGTGATAACCCCTGGAAATGAGGCCATTGTCCACCACATAGAGGTCTTTGAGTGTGCCCCCCAGCTGGACAATGTACCTCAGTACAGCGGATCCTGCGACTCCAAGATGAAGCCCAAGAAGCTCAACTACTGCCGACACGTGCTAGCAGCCTGGGCAATGGGGGCAGAG GCATTCTACTACCCCCCTGATGCTGGGCTTTCTATGGGGGGACCAGGTTCGTCTCGATTCCTTCGCTTAGAGGTGCACTATCACAACCCTCTCCTTATCTCAG GTCGCCAGGACTCTTCTGGGATCCGCCTCTACTACACACCGACCTTGAGAAAATATGATGCTGGCATCATGGAGCTTGGCCTGGTCTACACCCCTGTGATGGCTATTCCCCCTGGAGAGCGGGACTTCCTCCTCGTTGGATACTGTACCTCCAAGTGCACCCAGACA GCACTGCCCCCAGGAGGAATCAACATCTTTGCCTCCCAACTGCACACCCACCTGGCTGGTCATGGAGTGAGGACCGTGCTGGTGAGAGGAGGCAAGGAGGTGGAGATTGTGCAGGAGGACAAGCACTATAGTACCCATTACCAG ATAATCAGGATGTTAAAGAAGATGGTAAAAGTGCTACCG GGAGATGCGCTGTTGACGCAGTGTGTGTACAACACTGAAGACAGGAAAGTGGCTACGGTG GGAGGCTTTGGGATCATGGAGGAGATGTGTGTCAATTATGTGCACTACTACCCCCGCACCCAGCTAGAGCTTTGTAAGAGCCATGTTGACACAGGGTATCTGCAGAAATACTTCACTTTCATCAACAG ATTTCAAGGTAGGGACTCTTGCAGCTGTGGACAGCCCAGCGTGACGGAACAGTATGTGTCGATGTCCTGGGACAGCTTCAGCAGCCAGGTGCTCGGCTCCCTATACAGCACCGCTCCCATCTCCATGCACTGCAATCAGTCCACAGCGGAGCTCTTCCCT GGAGACTGGGAGAAACAGGAGCTGCCCCAAGTAACCAGCTTCCTCACAAGGCCCCAGTACCCATGCGAAAGCTGCCCACGCACCAACGGCCGCTCCGGCTCTCCCACTGTTGTCCAGCAACATGGAAACTAA